The following are encoded in a window of Rubellicoccus peritrichatus genomic DNA:
- a CDS encoding DUF6531 domain-containing protein has product MLVNEYQFLRFFVPIFSIIVADLTAVPEDFETQVVPVGQLSGGIALDSVEGGAYDIYSHSTRHYNRSTGTYQATRYYDDPPGYNNVPADEPIWVFGSKYEYQDDAPIGGEPLYTNQSYSVVAHIGRPVLENAFRVEVYGLDDNNEFVRILYRDITVPTPWTDDGDAYGAMIESGSDSVTEYIPGIGLEITIKPVPGTYMGAPSYEAFVITFRASLPDYYYSVLGKGLAFDGQNLIEMAKLSSGAHAYERLFDMSFVNKADTFSSTLLKPVFDSEPMPPMYLGMSPDEIMNHLPDYTFDGTFNVETASGPKLNSQTTLFKQLDHSPELRRHPILDDFVDSLGNDPLTLANYVQNEIELIDAFYQVSESGGQARLGPRGISRSALAVFQEEQGSPIEQCALLVYLLRQAGVPAFYMKPQANQLKLLSSQISAMLGVQIQEYNNTSNKLVAVNFPFVAAYIDGQYKYIFPWIKDTEVIEGFDLYSLMPVEWNSPYKWFHGYIHNDPVIMSLDERDQPDVLWPKFIEKQLQTYYPFLSLDDLGVQIKNRKQYYPSFDDLPRPYSVTGNPTAFESYGLPVYRNIFNKKRLEIYVGHDIDGDGNTPDLLFDSGENNWLECDLHNRRFFIYADNIQRVGGGSDIEWLPCYVVLQPYRPAAADDQTDISMVDPFASNSGVVNGFKEEVRITVDDPSSNFAFFNYAYLRESYLIKSETPAGATGQGNAWPILNNRESYTMYVDFFTGDSVAFCSNTGRVTERMLEVHVQDIWSNQQSGNRDKKIDHGAFLYLQGQSYWYRVGRFAETVNDLHKVRMMSSLFGLAGVILEASSFTNRIVSYGYPAFDVTDAGNASVLLNLGYGEIHPDEFSDFSEITSFLIATLGSTLEHGIIMQFWNGLEAASAIKVLQKSNPVLLTHDNYIDEGNKFYKDGAEVSSGTTGSQSLKSIFGDFTWDVDLDLIFNTNKDSVFSYAWASPGEVSVGDRQFYSLVAINEGVDQEWDIIGSGGQVLNGAFGVEELGDPIDYGLVLEMENIGLENLNAYIAIPYDDLLDVTVDTYPPDAAPDIINNLKSDIENWIDKQPQASLELAKEQGKEFSPGVTSAGSQISLNVNNGQLIEPNFYDAPNQKLGDPVDITTGALVIDEVDVSLPGPFPLELRRNYNSQDASFGSFGWAWKISFLPYLVFNDAKDRIRAAELDGSVVEYRLVATNGPGYLEFWVPFAEDNPTMTNNNMDGIGSLANPFNNIILKKQFQVNGTPRDFYELFASDGSVRQYMVQSFHQNGYDRTRPYLVNWWDNRQNRLEFQYGDDDSKSSWGQLTRVEGSSGVFLNFRYDTYGRIVEADTSDGRWFRYEYDEHNTLRRVIRPDNSSIRYDYQIKKAKVGDVEKDYSTYAITRIESPDGRLLINEYDANQRVVRQSATVGQDLFPVQNASYKYTERTIEGKTFQENTITDVFGNKTVYEIFDGMITRIKNPLNQNEYRSYFINTNQYFDARDKVIKSNGANGYQRSLHSTEDKRILPNSNPKRGLKTFYQYDNRGNLISVEREGHFAGTEKTESVETTYEYDARDRLIKISGPRIQTDSGAYRDVTEYIYDLSDKTRAKESEFPNISRTQDSKNHTFLPKLIIKRNDNQLLSGTFISYRNLTKKVSGKTYFANGVLNQERVAYKSSDEALTTYSYDNNLPLGFPNKRTSYSGTSDPSYPNIEIELLHNQRGEVVKEIAPDGTVTRYDYDVMSRLTATRIFDDSDTGEPISWNFTYYNGNGEPTWSDGPAHGPEDYVFRDYDGAGRVIAELVWRSQANSDGTGVEAVPDQDSFQGQAMTTYQYDGFGNLTSMIDPNGNVTAFLYDKLGRPTNKRITDNSGELLNNESYTYEPGGKIKTITNGKGGVTDFKYTSYGDVYYRKNPDGTIHKWRYYKDGRLKEEIHANNTVTEYAYDDNNFTVKASITGTGYSPSPNESYPTVTTVTDRRGNVVSSTDMDGFTFTTEYDDINRVKRTVGPDPVTSSQLIDTYSYDPVNRKVTVNNQANEKIINETDRLGRPFRTYIHNASGEIERSGTDYSDDFHSATSWRGNPKTVKTTTWFNTLGQPVIVRHDDGTYTMATYDRNGNVVESQDEIGQISTFTYDGLNRIKSSTTPDGATTFLGYDLIGNLTSRIMPGDLIWTSEYDVAGRMKSEVLGQGDQITRNFSYSHYSGQAQAPDVFERAQLKLIKDESRGISYKYPEYDGFGRIVEMNTSGSAAVYHLKHTFEYDLRGNITKFDQDYTNSSLEDTEIIRTYDDYSRLETEQIKRGISIHTDLMQSWDNAGRREKLHLATTSAGTPELAFDYTAAGRVDLITSRVGGTARTFDYQYNNAGFLNKRINLFREREITNRDVRGRPLAVSTKVTGTSTPFLVENNILWRNDSKLNQYMVSRQGAPITSNENKIFQYNSRGQLTQEKLKRPATVTVTADYGYDEQKLGVMTSMSITNAISGNIGFESGFSDFMRLGNVRLNGQKIAVSGTLTNVGEALEVRTRKVGSSSWQDLDQWAWTDSQKTQWAGEFNPEEDGNYQLQVSAVHESSVFIGEDGRELHRVQNPTSETETVSFSVTENALGEPVNLIYDEAGFITSKTWSDGQTQTFKWDALGRLIELNQTGTGAFAFDAVYDGAGRRLACEYTPSGGSTVMEECLFDPMVEFLELAVKVQVTTDNQEEWVWKIHGPDMGAGYGSLQGIGGIEAFIGESSDKALGAVTDFLGNVVATISESPKSVSWSDTVISAYGPLPGSTMHHIDGSSSTVYTPSGETTTPVQALAAATTWRSMRIDPTVYICMGTRYYDPLAGRFMSPDPLGHAASMDLYSYANGDPINFVDPTGRAPGKAPTDGVIGSTFQKAGIYLYMTYSIIAQGNPVSRLYKRWDNGRKVRGEQIGQAIWNFSDYYRENAWSNFQDNASTFFGGEWESFKANPFLYVSATAEPRGGWAGPIVRALRPLRLTDEWISFGGRSTTRTDNIFDDLVLRADDMSGNRGSFWDNFSSKPKRSADDILDKHEARKLSRNLPDNLKCDGVCDKYADALQDSLKKRGISGERIRVEAGVDSSIYSDRLGKQLSGITNEAGVGYHDAIRVGDEVFDNFRPQGIPVDEFFEDLGGSMIEQTGGRVLTTTF; this is encoded by the coding sequence TCAACAAAGCTGACACATTTTCAAGCACACTTTTAAAGCCTGTATTTGATAGTGAGCCTATGCCGCCCATGTATTTAGGGATGTCTCCAGATGAGATCATGAACCATCTTCCTGACTACACTTTTGACGGCACTTTTAATGTCGAAACTGCTAGTGGTCCAAAGCTGAATAGCCAAACCACCTTATTCAAGCAGCTGGATCACAGTCCGGAGCTAAGACGACATCCAATTCTTGATGACTTTGTTGATAGCTTAGGTAATGATCCGCTTACATTAGCAAATTACGTTCAAAACGAAATTGAACTTATAGATGCCTTTTACCAAGTTAGTGAGAGTGGGGGGCAGGCTCGTTTAGGTCCAAGAGGTATTAGTCGATCAGCTTTGGCGGTTTTTCAAGAGGAGCAGGGTTCTCCGATCGAACAGTGTGCACTCCTGGTTTATCTTCTTCGCCAAGCAGGTGTCCCGGCATTCTACATGAAGCCTCAAGCTAATCAATTGAAGCTGCTGTCCAGTCAGATTTCCGCCATGCTCGGCGTACAGATTCAGGAATATAATAATACCTCAAATAAATTAGTGGCAGTTAATTTCCCTTTTGTGGCAGCTTACATTGATGGGCAATATAAATATATATTTCCTTGGATTAAGGATACAGAGGTGATCGAGGGCTTTGATTTATACAGCTTGATGCCTGTCGAATGGAACAGTCCATATAAGTGGTTCCATGGCTATATTCATAATGATCCAGTTATAATGAGCCTGGATGAGAGAGACCAACCTGATGTGCTCTGGCCCAAATTTATTGAGAAGCAGCTACAGACTTATTACCCATTCCTATCGCTTGATGATCTCGGCGTTCAGATAAAGAATCGCAAGCAATACTATCCAAGTTTCGACGATCTGCCAAGACCATATTCTGTCACAGGAAATCCGACGGCATTTGAGAGCTATGGCCTACCTGTATATCGTAACATTTTCAATAAAAAAAGGTTAGAAATCTATGTTGGTCATGACATTGATGGAGATGGTAATACACCCGATCTTCTTTTCGATTCCGGTGAGAATAATTGGCTGGAGTGTGATTTGCATAATCGCCGTTTTTTTATATATGCAGATAATATTCAGCGTGTTGGTGGCGGCTCTGATATTGAGTGGCTTCCTTGTTACGTTGTTCTTCAGCCCTACCGTCCGGCAGCGGCTGATGATCAGACAGATATCTCTATGGTCGATCCGTTTGCTTCTAATTCGGGTGTCGTCAATGGATTTAAAGAAGAAGTAAGGATCACAGTAGATGACCCCTCTAGCAATTTTGCATTTTTTAATTATGCGTACCTTCGTGAGTCTTATTTAATCAAGAGTGAAACTCCTGCTGGTGCTACAGGTCAAGGAAATGCTTGGCCTATCCTGAACAATCGTGAATCATATACGATGTATGTAGACTTTTTTACGGGCGACTCAGTTGCTTTTTGTTCCAATACGGGGCGAGTTACCGAACGAATGTTGGAGGTTCATGTTCAGGATATCTGGTCTAACCAACAGTCTGGTAATCGAGATAAAAAAATAGATCATGGAGCTTTCCTCTATTTGCAAGGGCAGTCCTACTGGTATCGCGTGGGACGTTTCGCAGAAACAGTGAATGATCTTCATAAAGTGCGGATGATGAGTTCGCTGTTTGGTCTGGCGGGAGTTATACTTGAAGCGAGTTCTTTCACAAATAGAATAGTTAGCTATGGTTATCCTGCTTTTGACGTAACAGACGCGGGCAATGCAAGTGTTCTGCTAAATCTAGGGTATGGTGAAATTCATCCGGATGAATTTTCTGATTTTTCTGAAATTACCAGCTTTCTAATTGCTACGTTAGGCTCAACTCTTGAGCATGGTATCATCATGCAATTTTGGAATGGGCTCGAGGCAGCCTCTGCAATCAAGGTTTTGCAGAAGAGTAATCCTGTTCTTTTAACTCATGACAATTATATAGATGAGGGGAATAAATTTTACAAAGATGGTGCTGAAGTATCCAGTGGCACCACTGGCTCACAATCTCTGAAAAGCATTTTTGGGGATTTTACATGGGATGTCGACTTAGATTTAATTTTTAATACTAACAAAGATAGTGTATTTTCTTATGCATGGGCATCGCCTGGTGAGGTCTCAGTTGGAGATCGTCAATTTTACTCTCTTGTTGCGATAAATGAAGGAGTAGACCAGGAATGGGATATTATTGGGTCTGGTGGTCAGGTGCTGAATGGCGCTTTTGGCGTTGAAGAGCTAGGTGATCCAATTGATTATGGTTTGGTATTAGAGATGGAGAATATTGGGCTGGAAAATTTGAATGCATATATTGCTATCCCCTACGACGATCTTCTTGACGTAACCGTCGATACTTATCCGCCAGATGCGGCACCTGATATTATCAATAATTTGAAATCTGATATTGAAAATTGGATTGATAAACAGCCTCAGGCTTCACTTGAGTTGGCAAAAGAGCAAGGTAAGGAATTTAGCCCTGGTGTGACAAGCGCAGGTAGTCAGATTTCGCTCAATGTGAACAATGGGCAGCTTATCGAACCCAATTTTTATGATGCACCCAATCAGAAATTAGGTGATCCAGTCGATATTACAACAGGTGCTTTGGTTATTGATGAAGTCGATGTTTCCTTACCAGGACCATTTCCACTGGAACTAAGACGGAACTATAACAGCCAGGATGCTTCTTTTGGTTCTTTCGGCTGGGCTTGGAAAATTAGCTTTTTGCCTTATCTGGTATTCAATGATGCGAAAGACCGTATCCGAGCTGCAGAATTGGATGGCAGTGTTGTTGAGTACCGGCTGGTTGCAACTAACGGTCCAGGGTATTTGGAATTTTGGGTGCCTTTTGCCGAAGATAATCCAACCATGACTAATAACAATATGGACGGAATCGGGTCTCTGGCAAATCCCTTCAATAACATCATTCTGAAGAAACAATTCCAGGTTAATGGCACTCCTCGAGACTTTTATGAACTATTTGCTTCAGATGGTTCTGTTCGTCAATATATGGTACAATCTTTTCATCAGAATGGATATGATCGGACGCGCCCTTATCTGGTGAATTGGTGGGATAATCGCCAGAATAGGCTTGAGTTTCAATATGGTGATGATGATTCAAAATCAAGCTGGGGTCAGTTAACCAGAGTTGAAGGAAGCAGTGGCGTTTTCCTGAATTTTCGATACGATACTTACGGTCGAATTGTAGAAGCGGATACCAGTGACGGGCGCTGGTTTCGCTATGAATATGATGAGCATAACACTCTACGCCGAGTGATTCGACCGGACAACAGTTCTATTAGATACGACTATCAGATTAAAAAAGCAAAAGTAGGGGATGTTGAGAAAGATTATTCTACTTATGCCATAACCAGAATAGAGAGTCCGGATGGTCGCTTGCTGATCAACGAATATGATGCAAATCAGCGAGTAGTCAGGCAGAGTGCTACGGTGGGCCAAGACTTGTTTCCTGTCCAGAATGCTAGTTATAAGTATACTGAAAGGACCATTGAAGGTAAAACATTTCAAGAAAACACGATAACTGATGTTTTTGGAAATAAGACTGTTTATGAGATTTTTGATGGTATGATTACTCGCATCAAGAATCCACTGAATCAGAATGAATACAGAAGTTATTTTATTAATACGAATCAGTATTTTGACGCAAGAGATAAAGTCATCAAGAGTAATGGGGCTAATGGGTATCAGAGAAGTCTTCATTCTACCGAAGACAAACGAATTTTGCCAAATTCAAATCCAAAGCGGGGTTTAAAAACATTCTATCAATATGATAACCGGGGTAATCTCATTTCGGTCGAGAGGGAAGGCCATTTTGCCGGGACGGAGAAAACCGAATCTGTCGAGACGACTTACGAATATGATGCAAGAGACAGATTAATCAAAATTTCAGGTCCTCGAATACAAACAGATAGTGGAGCGTATCGTGATGTCACTGAATACATATATGACCTTTCAGACAAAACACGTGCCAAAGAATCAGAGTTTCCGAATATTTCCCGCACTCAAGATTCAAAAAATCACACTTTTTTGCCCAAATTGATAATCAAACGGAATGATAATCAATTGCTTTCTGGGACATTCATATCCTACCGGAACTTGACGAAGAAAGTTTCTGGTAAAACTTATTTTGCAAACGGTGTTCTTAACCAAGAGAGAGTTGCTTATAAAAGTTCAGACGAAGCCCTGACAACATATTCATATGATAACAACTTACCTTTAGGATTTCCCAATAAAAGAACAAGCTACAGTGGTACATCTGATCCGAGTTATCCGAATATAGAAATCGAATTACTCCACAACCAACGAGGTGAGGTCGTCAAAGAAATAGCGCCTGATGGGACTGTGACTCGATACGACTATGATGTCATGAGTCGTCTTACTGCTACTCGTATTTTTGATGACAGTGATACCGGAGAGCCCATCTCATGGAATTTCACCTATTATAATGGTAATGGCGAACCAACTTGGAGTGATGGACCTGCCCATGGTCCCGAAGATTATGTTTTTCGTGATTATGATGGTGCCGGAAGAGTGATTGCAGAACTCGTTTGGCGTTCACAAGCCAATTCAGATGGTACTGGTGTTGAAGCAGTTCCAGATCAGGATTCTTTTCAAGGTCAAGCGATGACCACTTACCAGTATGATGGGTTTGGAAATTTAACTTCGATGATTGATCCTAATGGCAATGTGACTGCATTTCTATACGACAAGTTGGGTCGTCCAACCAATAAGAGAATTACCGATAATTCTGGGGAGTTACTTAATAATGAGTCTTACACCTATGAACCTGGTGGTAAGATTAAAACGATAACAAATGGTAAGGGTGGAGTGACTGATTTTAAGTATACCTCATACGGCGATGTCTACTATCGTAAAAACCCTGATGGAACGATTCATAAGTGGAGATATTATAAGGATGGTCGTCTAAAAGAAGAAATTCACGCTAACAATACAGTTACTGAATATGCATATGATGACAATAACTTCACTGTTAAGGCGTCTATAACTGGTACCGGTTATTCGCCAAGTCCGAACGAAAGCTACCCCACGGTTACAACAGTAACTGATCGTCGTGGCAATGTGGTTTCTAGCACTGACATGGATGGTTTCACTTTTACAACTGAGTATGATGATATCAATCGGGTTAAAAGGACTGTTGGACCTGATCCTGTGACATCAAGCCAGCTCATTGATACATATAGTTATGATCCTGTGAATCGTAAAGTTACGGTTAACAATCAGGCTAATGAGAAAATCATCAATGAGACAGATCGATTAGGGCGTCCATTCAGAACCTACATTCATAATGCGTCTGGTGAGATCGAGCGTTCAGGTACGGATTATTCTGACGATTTTCACAGTGCCACTTCATGGCGAGGTAATCCTAAAACAGTGAAAACCACAACCTGGTTTAATACTTTAGGTCAACCTGTAATTGTTCGGCATGATGATGGGACATATACAATGGCGACGTATGATCGTAATGGAAATGTGGTTGAGTCACAGGATGAAATCGGTCAGATTAGCACCTTCACTTATGATGGTTTAAATCGCATTAAGAGTAGCACGACACCTGATGGTGCCACGACATTTCTCGGATATGATTTAATTGGTAATCTGACGAGTCGTATTATGCCAGGAGATCTCATATGGACGTCAGAGTATGATGTCGCTGGCCGCATGAAAAGCGAAGTACTTGGGCAAGGTGATCAAATTACGAGGAATTTTAGCTACTCTCATTATTCCGGGCAGGCTCAAGCCCCTGATGTATTTGAAAGAGCTCAACTTAAACTCATTAAAGATGAATCGCGAGGCATCAGCTACAAATATCCTGAATACGATGGTTTTGGGCGTATTGTCGAAATGAACACGAGTGGTAGTGCCGCAGTCTATCATCTTAAGCACACATTTGAGTATGATTTGCGCGGTAATATCACTAAATTCGATCAGGATTATACGAACAGTTCTCTGGAAGATACCGAAATCATAAGGACTTACGATGATTATAGTCGGCTTGAGACTGAGCAAATCAAGCGTGGAATTTCAATTCATACAGACCTTATGCAGTCTTGGGATAATGCTGGTCGCCGAGAAAAATTGCATTTGGCAACGACATCTGCAGGTACTCCTGAACTTGCATTTGATTATACGGCAGCTGGACGTGTTGATCTGATTACTAGCAGGGTTGGAGGTACTGCTAGGACATTCGATTATCAATACAACAATGCGGGCTTCCTGAATAAAAGAATAAATCTGTTTCGTGAGCGTGAAATCACGAATCGAGATGTTCGTGGTCGTCCACTTGCAGTTTCTACTAAAGTGACCGGTACCAGCACGCCGTTTCTCGTGGAGAACAACATACTGTGGAGGAATGATTCGAAGTTGAATCAATATATGGTTTCACGTCAAGGAGCTCCAATTACTTCCAATGAAAACAAGATCTTTCAATACAACAGTCGTGGGCAGTTAACACAGGAGAAACTCAAGCGCCCTGCCACAGTTACCGTGACGGCTGATTATGGCTATGATGAGCAAAAACTCGGCGTGATGACTTCGATGAGCATTACCAATGCCATTAGTGGTAATATTGGATTTGAGAGTGGTTTTAGCGATTTCATGCGTTTGGGAAATGTAAGACTCAATGGTCAGAAAATAGCCGTATCAGGGACGCTCACAAATGTAGGGGAAGCCTTGGAAGTGAGAACGCGCAAAGTGGGTAGTTCCTCCTGGCAAGATCTAGATCAGTGGGCTTGGACAGACAGCCAGAAGACGCAATGGGCGGGGGAATTCAACCCGGAAGAGGATGGAAACTATCAATTACAAGTGAGTGCTGTTCATGAAAGTAGCGTTTTTATTGGTGAAGATGGTAGGGAGCTTCATAGGGTTCAGAATCCCACATCCGAAACTGAAACGGTTTCCTTTAGTGTGACTGAAAATGCCCTAGGGGAACCAGTTAATCTGATCTATGATGAGGCCGGGTTTATTACGTCAAAAACCTGGAGTGATGGCCAGACACAGACTTTCAAGTGGGATGCACTGGGGCGATTAATTGAGCTTAATCAAACCGGTACGGGTGCCTTTGCCTTCGATGCGGTCTACGATGGGGCAGGACGACGCCTGGCCTGTGAATACACACCTTCCGGCGGCTCCACTGTGATGGAGGAATGTCTCTTCGACCCGATGGTAGAGTTTCTTGAGCTTGCGGTAAAGGTTCAGGTCACTACTGATAATCAGGAGGAATGGGTATGGAAAATCCATGGTCCCGACATGGGGGCGGGTTACGGTTCACTCCAGGGCATTGGCGGGATTGAGGCTTTCATTGGGGAAAGCAGCGACAAAGCCCTCGGGGCAGTCACCGACTTCCTGGGTAATGTTGTAGCCACGATCAGTGAAAGCCCCAAATCCGTTTCCTGGTCTGACACTGTCATTAGTGCTTATGGCCCGTTACCGGGCAGCACCATGCATCATATTGATGGATCCTCCAGCACAGTTTATACACCCTCTGGGGAAACCACCACACCCGTACAGGCTTTGGCCGCCGCCACAACCTGGCGCAGCATGCGGATCGATCCGACGGTATACATCTGCATGGGCACGCGTTATTACGATCCGTTGGCCGGTCGCTTCATGTCGCCAGACCCCCTCGGCCATGCCGCTTCCATGGATTTGTATTCTTACGCCAATGGCGATCCTATCAACTTCGTTGATCCAACGGGGAGGGCTCCGGGTAAAGCGCCAACGGATGGCGTAATTGGTTCAACATTCCAGAAGGCTGGAATTTACCTTTATATGACATATTCTATTATTGCTCAAGGGAATCCAGTAAGCCGACTCTATAAACGTTGGGATAATGGGCGTAAAGTTCGTGGGGAGCAAATTGGTCAAGCAATCTGGAATTTTAGTGATTACTACAGGGAAAATGCTTGGAGCAATTTTCAAGACAATGCTTCTACATTTTTCGGTGGTGAATGGGAGAGCTTTAAAGCTAATCCTTTTCTGTATGTTTCAGCAACTGCTGAGCCAAGGGGAGGGTGGGCTGGCCCTATAGTGCGTGCGTTGAGACCTCTACGTCTCACTGATGAATGGATATCATTTGGAGGCAGGTCAACGACTAGAACCGATAATATCTTTGATGACCTAGTCCTTAGGGCTGATGATATGTCAGGGAATCGGGGGAGCTTCTGGGATAATTTCTCCTCCAAGCCGAAAAGAAGTGCAGATGATATTTTGGATAAACACGAGGCGCGAAAATTATCAAGAAATCTGCCAGACAATCTGAAATGTGATGGTGTTTGTGATAAGTATGCAGATGCCTTACAAGATTCGCTCAAAAAGCGCGGAATCAGTGGAGAAAGAATAAGGGTTGAAGCTGGTGTCGATTCAAGTATTTACTCAGATCGTTTGGGTAAGCAATTGAGTGGAATCACGAATGAGGCAGGAGTTGGCTACCATGATGCTATTCGTGTAGGCGATGAAGTGTTTGACAATTTTAGACCGCAGGGTATCCCTGTGGATGAATTTTTTGAGGATTTGGGAGGCTCTATGATTGAGCAGACTGGTGGTAGAGTGTTGACAACTACTTTTTGA
- a CDS encoding HNH endonuclease, producing MTRRKVYLQPVRSKLSHKHLELSVFNPVSVSVLDQLSETNGAKAYTELGDQDFYLWGVRDTENNRKGWEQMKPGDIVLYYIDLNRLTLAAEVIKTIDMEELSLKIWEPDSRGTPFSLLYQHNKPIDINLSWPELKRKFRYRENANIQSFRRLSLEQSDIILNMLNISTYFDFEELEMEPSILEDIDSIGGADPSISETMKEELRKSRIGQGKFRRDVINLWKYCSVTKIQNLKLLKASHIKPWRDSDNDERLDPYNGLLLAANYDHVFDGGWITFDKKGKIVFSEQLSAREFMQLGIDPEVELENLSDETKLYLSYHREHVFFK from the coding sequence ATGACTAGACGGAAAGTATACCTTCAGCCAGTTCGAAGCAAATTATCTCACAAGCATTTGGAGTTAAGCGTATTCAATCCTGTTAGTGTTTCCGTTTTAGATCAATTGAGCGAAACTAACGGTGCGAAAGCGTATACTGAACTTGGGGATCAGGATTTTTATCTTTGGGGTGTTAGGGACACTGAAAATAATCGGAAAGGTTGGGAACAGATGAAACCCGGAGATATTGTTCTTTATTATATTGACTTAAACCGACTGACGTTAGCTGCCGAAGTTATTAAAACAATTGATATGGAGGAGCTTTCGCTGAAGATTTGGGAACCGGACTCAAGGGGAACTCCCTTCAGCTTGCTTTATCAGCATAATAAACCTATTGACATAAACTTGAGTTGGCCGGAACTGAAACGCAAATTTCGTTATCGCGAGAATGCAAATATACAAAGTTTCCGAAGATTGAGTCTTGAGCAAAGTGATATCATATTGAACATGCTGAACATTTCGACCTACTTTGATTTCGAAGAGCTAGAAATGGAGCCTTCTATTTTAGAAGACATCGATTCTATTGGTGGAGCTGATCCTTCTATATCTGAAACAATGAAAGAGGAGTTGCGGAAAAGCCGAATTGGTCAAGGGAAGTTCCGCCGGGATGTAATTAATTTGTGGAAGTATTGTTCGGTTACTAAGATTCAAAATTTAAAGCTTTTGAAGGCTTCTCATATTAAACCTTGGAGAGACTCTGATAATGACGAAAGACTCGACCCGTATAATGGCCTTCTTCTAGCTGCGAATTATGACCATGTCTTCGATGGTGGATGGATTACATTTGATAAAAAAGGAAAGATTGTGTTTTCTGAGCAATTATCTGCACGGGAATTTATGCAGCTTGGTATTGATCCGGAAGTTGAATTAGAAAATCTAAGTGATGAAACTAAACTGTACTTATCATATCATCGAGAGCATGTTTTTTTTAAATAA
- a CDS encoding DNA/RNA helicase domain-containing protein, with amino-acid sequence MRIDAILVSDIQIGSFQHSWNACSDTGMINPEIPPERLWAYDENGANNVGCVSTQRQVFEFDYIGVIISKDLVFRGEKCD; translated from the coding sequence TTGCGTATTGATGCAATACTAGTATCAGATATTCAAATTGGATCTTTTCAGCACTCATGGAATGCCTGTTCAGATACAGGTATGATAAATCCAGAAATCCCTCCAGAAAGGCTTTGGGCTTACGATGAAAATGGAGCAAATAATGTTGGTTGCGTCTCTACACAACGCCAAGTATTTGAATTTGATTATATTGGCGTTATTATTAGCAAAGATCTTGTTTTCCGAGGAGAGAAATGCGACTGA
- a CDS encoding helicase associated domain-containing protein: MNAKQIEELIEAGFFSKQEKAWLKMYHKLKILQETIGHCRVPPHEEKNPKLSSWLQRRRDKLKATEKPTPVSEEIELTPQLPRTGFKAKNPQQIIYSSFEFGTMIKDLYLDSDRINQSRAFKEVLK; encoded by the coding sequence TTGAATGCCAAGCAAATCGAAGAGTTGATTGAAGCTGGTTTCTTCTCCAAACAGGAGAAGGCTTGGCTCAAAATGTATCACAAGCTGAAGATTCTTCAGGAGACGATAGGTCATTGCCGAGTGCCACCCCATGAGGAGAAGAATCCTAAACTGAGTAGCTGGCTACAACGTCGGCGTGACAAGTTGAAGGCTACCGAAAAACCGACGCCAGTGTCTGAAGAAATTGAGCTTACGCCGCAGTTGCCTAGAACTGGATTCAAAGCTAAAAACCCACAGCAAATCATCTACAGTTCATTCGAATTCGGCACAATGATCAAAGACTTATATCTTGACTCCGATAGAATCAACCAATCCAGAGCTTTTAAAGAAGTTCTAAAGTAA